One window from the genome of Paraconexibacter algicola encodes:
- a CDS encoding glycosyltransferase, with protein MATPCDILLVALGSTGGLAAAEDELLGGLRRAGADVWVVRSSPPRDVRTLALTDLQWARAARRAAQAGLLGHPPRHAVVFSTVTGALLWPDVPAGVRRAIRYDAPAAANRPGRHGLWQRGAERRRLQEAELLLPQSPGTLEESPVTTVPAIVLPIPVEPSAPDLDGPRDRAAVTYATNWRKKGLDRVLAAWAYARRDGETLAVVGASPAQVLDAAREGGMTGVPAGVEVHPTLAPAEYRALLRRARAYVTAPRREDYGLAQLEALADGCALVSTDAPGPYVAVELARRVDARWIVADDRTPHVLAAAVRAALDGRPADLVARTHAVLAPYRRAATDRVIAEQVLPALTAR; from the coding sequence GTGGCGACCCCCTGCGACATCCTGCTCGTGGCCCTCGGCTCGACCGGTGGCCTCGCCGCCGCGGAGGACGAGCTGCTCGGCGGCCTGCGCCGGGCGGGCGCGGACGTCTGGGTGGTGCGCAGCTCCCCGCCGCGCGACGTGCGGACGCTCGCGCTGACCGACCTGCAGTGGGCGCGCGCGGCGCGGCGCGCCGCGCAGGCCGGGCTGCTCGGCCATCCGCCGCGGCACGCGGTCGTGTTCTCCACGGTGACCGGCGCGCTGCTGTGGCCCGACGTGCCGGCGGGCGTGCGGCGCGCGATCCGCTACGACGCGCCCGCCGCGGCGAACCGGCCGGGCCGCCACGGCCTGTGGCAGCGGGGCGCGGAGCGCCGTCGCCTGCAGGAGGCGGAGCTGCTGCTGCCGCAGTCCCCGGGCACGCTGGAGGAGTCCCCGGTGACGACCGTGCCCGCGATCGTGCTGCCGATCCCGGTCGAGCCGTCGGCGCCGGACCTCGACGGTCCACGCGATCGCGCCGCGGTCACCTACGCGACGAACTGGCGCAAGAAGGGGCTGGACCGGGTGCTGGCCGCGTGGGCGTACGCGCGGCGCGACGGCGAGACGCTCGCGGTGGTCGGCGCGAGCCCGGCGCAGGTGCTGGACGCGGCGCGCGAGGGCGGCATGACCGGGGTGCCTGCGGGGGTCGAGGTCCATCCGACGCTCGCGCCGGCGGAGTACCGGGCGCTGCTGCGGCGGGCCCGCGCCTACGTGACCGCGCCGCGCCGCGAGGACTACGGGCTCGCGCAGCTCGAGGCGCTCGCCGACGGCTGCGCGCTCGTGAGCACCGACGCGCCCGGCCCGTACGTGGCGGTCGAGCTGGCGCGCCGGGTCGACGCCCGCTGGATCGTCGCGGACGACCGCACCCCGCACGTGCTGGCCGCCGCGGTGCGCGCCGCGCTCGACGGCCGCCCGGCGGATCTCGTCGCGCGCACGCACGCGGTGCTCGCCCCCTACCGGCGCGCGGCGACCGACCGCGTGATCGCCGAGCAGGTCCTCCCCGCGCTGACCGCGCGCTGA
- the otsB gene encoding trehalose-phosphatase, whose product MPADHVLADDAALRAALAPFVDDPRRAGVLLDVDGTLAPIVRHADDAHVPEPTRLPLIAIARRFGLVACISGRRASVARRIVSLGSITYVGNHGGEVLRGGATSVDVVPEIAEWTGRVRAFAKDVWSDELLRLRIREEDKDTIAAYHWRGVPDEAAAQEAMEGVADRARAAGLATHWGRKVLEVRAPVEATKGTGIRKLLEAHDVDVALFAGDDRTDVDAFDTLRELVAEGALRAALCVGVTSDETPDELTDGADLLVDGPVGVRTVLEVLADATAA is encoded by the coding sequence GTGCCAGCGGATCACGTCCTCGCCGACGATGCCGCCCTCCGGGCCGCTCTGGCCCCGTTCGTCGACGACCCCCGGCGTGCCGGGGTGCTGCTCGACGTCGACGGCACGCTCGCCCCGATCGTCCGCCACGCCGACGACGCGCACGTCCCGGAGCCGACGCGGCTGCCGCTGATCGCGATCGCCCGGCGCTTCGGGCTCGTGGCCTGCATCAGCGGACGCCGGGCGAGCGTCGCGCGGCGGATCGTGTCGCTCGGGTCGATCACCTACGTGGGCAACCACGGCGGCGAGGTGCTGCGCGGCGGGGCCACGTCGGTCGACGTCGTGCCCGAGATCGCGGAGTGGACGGGCCGCGTGCGCGCGTTCGCCAAGGACGTGTGGAGCGACGAGCTGCTGCGGCTGCGCATCCGCGAGGAGGACAAGGACACGATCGCCGCCTACCACTGGCGCGGCGTGCCCGACGAGGCGGCGGCGCAGGAGGCGATGGAGGGCGTCGCCGACCGCGCCCGCGCGGCGGGGCTGGCGACCCACTGGGGTCGCAAGGTGCTGGAGGTCCGCGCGCCGGTCGAGGCGACGAAGGGCACCGGCATCCGCAAGCTGCTCGAGGCGCACGACGTCGACGTCGCGCTGTTCGCGGGCGACGACCGCACCGACGTCGACGCGTTCGACACGCTGCGCGAGCTCGTCGCCGAGGGCGCGCTGCGCGCCGCGCTGTGCGTCGGGGTCACCTCCGACGAGACCCCCGACGAGCTGACCGACGGCGCCGACCTGCTCGTCGACGGGCCGGTCGGGGTGCGCACGGTGCTCGAGGTCCTCGCCGACGCGACGGCGGCCTGA
- a CDS encoding sulfite exporter TauE/SafE family protein, with translation MDRRRTLTLAVIGTAAGLFSGLFGVGGGTVIVPLLILWLGFGEREATGTSLAAIVLIAAVAAATQGGYGNVHVQEGLLVGVPAVAGVLAGTWLQQRVPPRAVSLLFAALITVVAIDFLVP, from the coding sequence GTGGATCGCCGCCGAACGCTCACCCTCGCGGTCATCGGCACCGCCGCGGGGCTGTTCAGCGGGCTGTTCGGCGTCGGTGGGGGCACCGTGATCGTCCCGCTGCTGATCCTCTGGCTCGGGTTCGGCGAGCGCGAGGCGACCGGCACGTCGCTCGCCGCCATCGTCCTGATCGCCGCCGTCGCGGCCGCCACCCAGGGCGGGTACGGCAACGTCCACGTGCAGGAGGGACTGCTCGTCGGCGTCCCCGCGGTGGCCGGCGTGCTCGCCGGCACGTGGCTGCAGCAGCGCGTCCCGCCGCGCGCGGTCAGCCTGCTGTTCGCCGCGCTGATCACCGTCGTCGCGATCGACTTCCTCGTCCCGTGA
- a CDS encoding DUF554 domain-containing protein encodes MTGTLINVGTVLAGTLVGWLVGARLTPSLQDRVLAGLGLVTLVLGVDLALAWQDTSPLYVLGGVLLGGLVGEALGIEDRLQRLGDRIQARTSRGDATGSTVSEAFFTASLLFCVGPLAVVGSIQDGLTGDYDALATKALLDGFASIALTASLGPGVAFSALAVLLYQGSISLGAGVFENVLAEGSEALAALTSAGGVLIIGISLKLLALKDVKVGNFLPALVIAPGLVGLVSLVS; translated from the coding sequence ATGACCGGCACGCTCATCAACGTCGGCACCGTCCTCGCGGGCACGCTCGTCGGCTGGCTCGTCGGGGCGCGGCTGACGCCGTCCCTGCAGGATCGGGTGCTCGCCGGGCTCGGCCTCGTGACGCTCGTCCTCGGGGTCGACCTCGCGCTCGCCTGGCAGGACACGAGCCCGCTCTACGTGCTCGGCGGCGTGCTCCTCGGCGGCCTGGTCGGGGAGGCCCTGGGCATCGAGGACCGCCTCCAGCGGCTCGGGGACCGCATCCAGGCCCGCACGAGCCGCGGCGACGCGACCGGCTCGACCGTGAGCGAGGCGTTCTTCACCGCGTCGCTGCTGTTCTGCGTCGGGCCGCTGGCGGTCGTCGGCTCGATCCAGGACGGGCTGACCGGGGACTACGACGCGCTGGCCACGAAGGCGCTGCTCGACGGGTTCGCGTCGATCGCGCTGACCGCGTCGCTCGGGCCGGGTGTCGCGTTCAGCGCGCTCGCCGTGCTCCTCTACCAGGGGTCGATCTCGCTCGGGGCGGGCGTGTTCGAGAACGTGCTCGCCGAGGGCAGCGAGGCGCTCGCCGCGCTCACGAGCGCCGGCGGCGTCCTCATCATCGGCATCTCGCTGAAGCTGCTGGCGCTCAAGGACGTCAAGGTCGGGAACTTCCTCCCGGCCCTCGTGATCGCCCCGGGGCTCGTCGGCCTCGTGTCGCTCGTCAGCTGA
- a CDS encoding DUF4394 domain-containing protein gives MSSRPSRALGAALLASAGLAAATTTSAQAQALPDPPDTHLAARAFALTGPIDEPILTRFDVTDPTRTVDVPVLGVSEGETLVGIDVRPMNGMLYGLGIDDVADAGTLYVIDPVNGFAAPVGARGDVNYWVSSGPSAPPGPGGGGGGASATRVGLPAESADWDVDFDPETDELDVVAGSFHAGVDPNTGRPNDGINMDNSPRARASITGATSTVTASAFTHSRPITDQAVWHTIRPEITTGLGSPASLFTGDVDTGAQTSVGVLNQASTPIRVSGVVGFDVVSGLAGGPGGAYAILETPDGTRFASIDLATAAVTFVGQPFASTLAIRSLALERTPSTPGRPLDHAAIGVDSTGLKLLHFTTATAPNSAPFEIPLTGLAQGQSLVALSWRPQTGQLIGMIDTSAGMQSVAIAPLTGEVARRTFTGWDETPPLAQNQFALDANPSVNRFRFMASTGFNGRFEPGNEGLNAGGSAIDGNPALAGIQADTPTNPGIEATSYTNSFPQANGESQPQAATPGPTTQYSVDLETKKLFIQNPPNAGTLTNPVDLVSENSAGEPIAVDPWDGVMGLSIPREVRVATSGSGARGYGFLLAFRPNQTGGINSVYRVNLRSGRVTVLRNIDLPKLRSFVVAEAGALLPKPTITPTALTFAARAVNGASSEPEAAAVKNDGLGLLPVDAAITGPDAADFSFDRSQAGRCVDGGDLDPDRFCQIFVRFRPSAAGTRTATLTVTTSAGTREIALTGVGIAPGTTPGTGTPTTPGTTTPGTTTPGTTTPGTTTPGTSTPSATGTCGPQVRWVVLAIRNDRLRTSGFVTGALRGRPVTIEQRLGGRTRVLGTVDTDPVTGRFSTTFDRPNAAARAGAAYTVVSAGGPRSVTYRLARSVRVSDVTVQNGSTRMTVRSPRTRTATQLQIQRIGACGELVRVATVTADRDGSTDVTLPAGTPAGYVVRAVNGTRVASSLPAYPDAG, from the coding sequence GTGAGCTCCCGTCCGTCGCGTGCGCTGGGCGCCGCGCTGCTCGCCAGCGCCGGCCTCGCCGCCGCGACGACCACGTCTGCCCAGGCGCAGGCGCTGCCCGATCCGCCCGACACGCACCTCGCCGCCCGCGCGTTCGCGCTGACCGGCCCGATCGACGAGCCGATCCTCACCCGCTTCGACGTCACCGACCCGACGAGGACCGTCGACGTCCCGGTGCTCGGCGTCAGCGAGGGGGAGACGCTCGTCGGCATCGACGTCCGCCCGATGAACGGGATGCTCTACGGCCTCGGCATCGACGACGTCGCCGACGCGGGCACCCTGTACGTCATCGACCCGGTCAACGGCTTCGCCGCGCCCGTCGGCGCGCGGGGTGACGTGAACTACTGGGTCTCGTCGGGCCCGTCCGCCCCCCCTGGCCCCGGCGGTGGCGGTGGCGGCGCGTCCGCCACCCGCGTCGGCCTCCCGGCGGAGAGCGCGGACTGGGACGTCGACTTCGACCCCGAGACCGACGAGCTCGACGTCGTCGCGGGCAGCTTCCACGCCGGTGTCGACCCGAACACGGGGAGGCCGAACGACGGCATCAACATGGACAACTCCCCGCGCGCCCGGGCGAGCATCACCGGCGCGACGTCCACGGTGACCGCGAGCGCGTTCACGCACAGCCGCCCGATCACCGACCAGGCGGTCTGGCACACGATCCGTCCCGAGATCACCACGGGCCTGGGGAGCCCGGCCAGCCTCTTCACCGGCGACGTAGACACCGGCGCGCAGACCTCGGTCGGCGTCCTCAACCAGGCCTCCACCCCGATCCGCGTCTCGGGCGTCGTCGGCTTCGACGTCGTCTCCGGCCTCGCCGGCGGACCCGGTGGGGCCTACGCGATCCTCGAGACCCCCGACGGCACGCGGTTCGCGAGCATCGACCTCGCCACCGCCGCCGTGACGTTCGTCGGGCAGCCGTTCGCGAGCACGCTGGCGATCCGCAGCCTCGCGCTCGAGCGCACGCCCTCGACGCCCGGCCGCCCGCTCGACCACGCCGCCATCGGCGTCGACAGCACGGGGCTGAAGCTCCTGCACTTCACCACCGCCACCGCGCCCAACTCGGCGCCGTTCGAGATCCCGCTGACCGGCCTGGCCCAGGGCCAGTCCCTCGTGGCGCTGAGCTGGCGTCCGCAGACCGGGCAGCTGATCGGCATGATCGACACGAGCGCGGGCATGCAGTCCGTCGCCATCGCGCCCCTGACCGGTGAGGTCGCGCGCCGCACCTTCACCGGCTGGGACGAGACGCCGCCGCTGGCGCAGAACCAGTTCGCGCTCGACGCGAACCCGTCGGTGAACCGGTTCCGCTTCATGGCGAGCACCGGGTTCAACGGACGCTTCGAGCCGGGCAACGAGGGGCTGAACGCCGGTGGCTCGGCGATCGACGGGAACCCCGCTCTCGCCGGCATCCAGGCCGACACCCCGACCAACCCGGGCATCGAGGCCACGAGCTACACGAACAGCTTCCCGCAGGCCAACGGCGAGTCCCAGCCCCAGGCGGCCACCCCGGGACCGACGACGCAGTACTCCGTCGATCTCGAGACGAAGAAGCTCTTCATCCAGAACCCGCCGAACGCCGGGACGCTCACGAACCCGGTCGACCTCGTCTCCGAGAACAGCGCCGGCGAGCCGATCGCCGTCGATCCCTGGGACGGCGTCATGGGCCTGAGCATCCCGCGTGAGGTCCGGGTCGCGACGTCCGGGAGTGGCGCGCGCGGCTACGGCTTCCTGCTCGCGTTCCGGCCCAACCAGACCGGTGGCATCAACAGCGTCTACCGCGTGAACCTCCGCAGCGGTCGCGTCACCGTGCTGCGGAACATCGACCTGCCGAAGCTGCGCTCGTTCGTGGTCGCCGAGGCCGGGGCGCTGCTCCCGAAGCCGACGATCACCCCGACGGCGCTGACGTTCGCCGCACGCGCCGTCAACGGCGCCAGCAGCGAGCCCGAGGCGGCAGCGGTCAAGAACGACGGCCTCGGCCTGCTGCCCGTGGACGCGGCCATCACCGGTCCCGACGCGGCGGACTTCTCGTTCGACCGTAGCCAGGCGGGCCGTTGCGTCGACGGGGGCGACCTGGATCCCGATCGGTTCTGCCAGATCTTCGTCCGGTTCAGGCCGTCCGCGGCCGGGACCCGCACCGCGACGCTGACGGTGACCACGAGCGCCGGTACGCGGGAGATCGCGCTGACCGGTGTCGGGATCGCCCCCGGCACGACCCCGGGCACGGGCACCCCGACCACGCCGGGGACGACGACCCCGGGCACGACGACCCCGGGGACGACGACCCCGGGCACGACCACCCCGGGCACGTCGACCCCGTCGGCCACCGGCACCTGCGGCCCGCAGGTCCGCTGGGTCGTCCTGGCGATCCGCAACGACCGGCTGCGCACCAGCGGGTTCGTGACGGGCGCGCTGCGCGGCCGGCCGGTGACGATCGAGCAGCGGCTGGGCGGCCGCACCCGCGTCCTGGGCACCGTCGACACCGACCCGGTCACCGGCCGGTTCTCGACGACGTTCGACCGCCCGAACGCGGCGGCGCGCGCCGGGGCGGCCTACACGGTCGTCTCCGCGGGCGGTCCGCGCTCGGTCACCTACCGCCTCGCGCGGTCGGTGCGCGTCTCCGACGTGACGGTGCAGAACGGGTCCACCCGCATGACCGTGCGCAGCCCGCGCACCCGGACCGCCACGCAGCTGCAGATCCAGCGGATCGGCGCCTGCGGGGAGCTCGTCCGCGTCGCGACCGTCACGGCGGACCGTGACGGCTCCACCGACGTCACCCTCCCGGCCGGCACGCCCGCCGGCTACGTGGTGCGCGCGGTGAACGGCACGCGCGTGGCGTCCTCGCTGCCCGCCTACCCGGACGCCGGCTAG
- a CDS encoding class I SAM-dependent methyltransferase codes for MAQIEDLEQFYEDCYVAAATPQDAERARRWRALSAGPKADHVMTLCRRAKVTPATVADVGCGDGAMLAELARRRFGTTHVGFELSSTAVEIARNQPGVAAVHGYDGRRLPAQDGAFDLGILSHVIEHVPHPAATLRETARVCRAVVVEVPLENNVSAGRPVKRAHAEEIGHLHRFDRAQVDAFVAEAGLRVVARLSDPLPLAVHTYFATTPVQRAAGTAKWAMRAGLGLVPAVGERLVTVHHAVLCVPAQQG; via the coding sequence ATGGCGCAGATCGAGGACCTCGAGCAGTTCTACGAGGACTGCTACGTGGCCGCGGCCACCCCGCAGGACGCGGAGCGCGCGCGGCGCTGGCGCGCCCTGAGCGCGGGGCCCAAGGCGGACCACGTGATGACGCTCTGCCGGCGCGCGAAGGTGACGCCCGCGACGGTCGCGGACGTCGGCTGCGGCGACGGCGCGATGCTGGCCGAGCTGGCCCGCCGCCGCTTCGGGACCACGCACGTCGGCTTCGAGCTGTCGTCGACCGCGGTCGAGATCGCGCGCAACCAGCCCGGGGTCGCGGCGGTGCACGGCTACGACGGCCGCCGTCTCCCGGCGCAGGACGGCGCGTTCGACCTCGGGATCCTCTCGCACGTGATCGAGCACGTCCCGCACCCGGCGGCGACGCTGCGCGAGACGGCGCGCGTGTGCCGCGCGGTCGTCGTCGAGGTGCCGCTGGAGAACAACGTGTCCGCCGGGCGGCCGGTGAAGCGGGCGCACGCCGAGGAGATCGGGCACCTGCACCGCTTCGACCGCGCGCAGGTCGACGCGTTCGTCGCCGAGGCCGGCCTGCGCGTCGTGGCCCGGCTCAGCGATCCGCTGCCGCTCGCGGTGCACACGTACTTCGCGACGACGCCCGTGCAGCGCGCGGCGGGCACCGCGAAGTGGGCGATGCGCGCCGGCCTGGGGCTCGTGCCCGCGGTCGGGGAGCGGCTCGTCACCGTGCACCACGCGGTGCTCTGCGTCCCCGCGCAACAGGGGTAG
- a CDS encoding acyl-CoA thioesterase gives MAAFVTPLRVRYGECDPQGIVFNANYVAYFDVVLTELWRAAFGSYDALTDRGLDMVVGEVGARFLGSARFDDLLDLSLTVERLGTTAMTCAIDVVRDGEVLVAGSIRHVFVDAATMTKTAIPDDVRAALAPWTAAGA, from the coding sequence GTGGCCGCGTTCGTGACGCCGCTGCGCGTGCGCTACGGCGAGTGCGACCCGCAGGGCATCGTCTTCAACGCGAACTACGTCGCGTACTTCGACGTCGTGCTCACGGAGCTGTGGCGCGCCGCGTTCGGCAGCTACGACGCGCTCACCGACCGCGGCCTGGACATGGTCGTCGGCGAGGTCGGGGCGCGGTTCCTCGGCTCGGCGCGGTTCGACGACCTGCTCGACCTGTCGCTCACCGTCGAGCGGCTGGGGACGACCGCGATGACCTGCGCGATCGACGTCGTCCGCGACGGCGAGGTGCTCGTCGCCGGCTCGATCCGCCACGTGTTCGTGGATGCCGCGACGATGACGAAGACCGCGATCCCGGACGACGTGCGCGCCGCGCTCGCCCCCTGGACCGCCGCGGGCGCGTAG
- the polX gene encoding DNA polymerase/3'-5' exonuclease PolX: MPDPTNAEIAALLDELGDLYELDGAIIHRVTAYRNAAKAVRDATTSIAARVRAGTVTEIPGIGKTLEEKLVALVETGEIPATVKLRAKFPAGLVQMTRLPGLGPKRARKLFDELGIDSLDALRTAAESQSLRAVKGFGPKFEATVLAALDAGAGEAPRGRVPLHDALAIAEPVLAALREHPASERVELAGSARRWVDSVKDLDIIATASDPAALAQAFAELDLLESAGGIGDAGARGRTHSGLSIDLKIVAPAQFGNLLQHFTGSKQHNVALREAAVKRGLHVSEYGVTDDATGETHHCETEAEVYALLGLPYIEPELRENRGELARDFVAPTLVTVEDLRGDLHSHTTASDGHGTIREMAQAALALGHEYLAVTDHSASHGFGNDVSPKELVAHMAAVRRVSDELDGITLLAGSEVNILTDGTLDYEDDLLAQLDWVVASVHTSFAMTAQEMTDRIVRAIEHPLVDAIGHPTGRLIEQRAAYALDMDAIIEAAARTGTFLEINGSPRRRDLHDVHARAAVDAGVKLIISSDAHRTTTLDNKRWGVATARRAGLGPDAIANTLPLDELLALRAGRR; encoded by the coding sequence ATGCCCGACCCGACGAACGCCGAGATCGCCGCCCTGCTCGACGAGCTCGGGGACCTCTACGAGCTCGACGGCGCGATCATCCACCGCGTCACCGCGTACCGCAACGCCGCCAAGGCGGTCCGCGACGCGACCACGTCGATCGCCGCGCGCGTCCGGGCGGGCACGGTCACCGAGATCCCCGGGATCGGCAAGACGCTCGAGGAGAAGCTCGTCGCGCTCGTCGAGACCGGCGAGATCCCCGCGACGGTGAAGCTCCGCGCGAAGTTCCCCGCCGGTCTCGTGCAGATGACGCGACTGCCCGGCCTCGGCCCGAAGCGGGCCCGCAAGCTCTTCGACGAGCTAGGGATCGACTCCCTCGACGCCCTGCGCACGGCGGCCGAGAGCCAGTCGCTGCGCGCGGTGAAGGGCTTCGGGCCGAAGTTCGAGGCGACCGTGCTCGCCGCGCTCGACGCGGGCGCCGGGGAGGCGCCCCGCGGGCGCGTGCCGCTCCACGACGCGCTCGCGATCGCCGAGCCCGTGCTCGCCGCGCTGCGCGAGCACCCCGCGTCCGAGCGCGTCGAGCTGGCCGGGTCCGCCCGCCGCTGGGTCGACAGCGTCAAGGACCTCGACATCATCGCCACGGCGTCCGACCCGGCCGCCTTGGCGCAGGCGTTCGCCGAGCTCGACCTGCTCGAGTCCGCCGGCGGGATCGGTGACGCCGGCGCCCGCGGGCGCACGCACAGCGGCCTGTCGATCGACCTGAAGATCGTCGCGCCCGCCCAGTTCGGCAACCTCCTGCAGCACTTCACCGGCAGCAAGCAGCACAACGTCGCGCTCCGCGAGGCGGCCGTGAAGCGCGGCCTGCACGTCAGCGAGTACGGCGTCACCGACGACGCGACCGGCGAGACGCACCACTGCGAGACCGAGGCGGAGGTCTACGCGCTCCTCGGCCTCCCGTACATCGAGCCGGAGCTGCGCGAGAACCGCGGCGAGCTCGCCCGGGACTTCGTGGCGCCGACCCTCGTGACCGTCGAGGACCTCCGCGGCGACCTGCACTCCCACACCACCGCCAGCGACGGGCACGGCACGATCCGCGAGATGGCGCAGGCCGCCCTCGCGCTCGGCCACGAGTACCTCGCGGTCACCGACCACTCCGCCTCCCACGGCTTCGGCAACGACGTCTCCCCGAAGGAGCTCGTCGCGCACATGGCGGCCGTGCGGCGCGTCAGCGACGAGCTCGACGGCATCACGCTGCTCGCCGGCAGCGAGGTGAACATCCTCACCGACGGCACGCTCGACTACGAGGACGACCTGCTCGCGCAGCTCGACTGGGTCGTCGCGTCCGTGCACACGTCGTTCGCGATGACCGCGCAGGAGATGACCGACCGGATCGTGCGCGCGATCGAGCACCCGCTCGTCGACGCGATCGGGCACCCGACCGGACGGCTGATCGAGCAGCGCGCCGCCTACGCCCTCGACATGGACGCGATCATCGAGGCCGCCGCGCGGACCGGCACGTTCCTGGAGATCAACGGCTCGCCGCGCCGCCGCGACCTGCACGACGTGCACGCTCGGGCCGCCGTCGACGCGGGCGTCAAGCTCATCATCAGCAGCGACGCGCACCGCACCACGACGCTCGACAACAAGCGCTGGGGCGTCGCGACCGCGCGTCGCGCCGGGCTCGGACCGGACGCGATCGCCAACACGCTGCCGCTCGACGAGCTGCTCGCGCTGCGCGCCGGTCGCCGCTGA
- a CDS encoding polyprenol monophosphomannose synthase, which translates to MPVPIPALPWLVLPTFNEAENVERIVLAAHAVLSACAPDGFRILVVDDSSPDGTGAIADRLAAAHAEVEVLHRTERDGLGPAYLAGFAHALERGAAYVFEMDADFSHAPADLARLLAAVRDGGADVALGSRYVPGGSVTDWGLVRKVVSRGGSWYARRVLGLAVRDLTGGFKCFRREVLEAIDLPTVRSHGYAFQVELTYRAVQQGFTVTEVPIVFRDRELGQSKMSPTIAVEAMWLVPQLRRRGR; encoded by the coding sequence TTGCCCGTGCCGATCCCCGCACTGCCCTGGCTGGTCCTGCCGACGTTCAACGAGGCCGAGAACGTCGAGCGGATCGTCCTCGCCGCCCACGCGGTGCTGTCGGCGTGCGCCCCGGACGGCTTCCGGATCCTCGTGGTGGACGACTCCTCCCCCGACGGGACGGGCGCGATCGCCGACCGGCTCGCGGCCGCGCACGCGGAGGTCGAGGTGCTGCACCGCACGGAGCGCGACGGCCTGGGGCCCGCCTACCTGGCGGGGTTCGCGCACGCGCTGGAGCGCGGGGCCGCGTACGTCTTCGAGATGGACGCGGACTTCAGCCACGCCCCCGCGGACCTCGCGCGGCTGCTCGCCGCCGTCCGCGACGGCGGGGCCGACGTGGCGCTCGGCTCCCGCTACGTGCCGGGCGGCAGCGTCACCGACTGGGGCCTGGTGCGGAAGGTCGTGAGCCGCGGCGGGTCGTGGTACGCGCGGCGGGTGCTCGGCCTCGCGGTGCGCGACCTGACCGGCGGCTTCAAGTGCTTCCGCCGCGAGGTGCTGGAGGCGATCGACCTGCCGACCGTGCGCTCGCACGGGTACGCGTTCCAGGTCGAGCTGACCTACCGGGCGGTGCAGCAGGGCTTCACGGTCACGGAGGTGCCGATCGTGTTCCGCGACCGGGAGCTCGGCCAGTCGAAGATGTCGCCGACGATCGCCGTCGAGGCGATGTGGCTCGTGCCGCAACTGCGCCGACGCGGCCGCTGA
- a CDS encoding stage II sporulation protein M, translated as MARADDFVLVQGIRDTRGTLARWNAAPWPVLRGWLLGSVLVTVALLAAVLAIALVSTPDATPLAFPGLNVPAGMDDVVHVLQRNALVLALHGFACVAGFIAGSSMPMEAQRYTGAVRWVHDKAGPLAILFVAAATAFSLITQALVLGSGASTLAAQGGISPALLLLGLLPHALPELVALFLPLAAWMIASRAKDWHELLAATVVTVGLAVPVLVASAFVEVYVSPHVILFLRG; from the coding sequence ATGGCGCGCGCCGACGACTTCGTGCTGGTCCAGGGGATCCGCGACACCCGCGGGACGCTCGCGCGCTGGAACGCGGCGCCGTGGCCGGTGCTGCGCGGCTGGCTGCTCGGCTCGGTCCTGGTGACGGTGGCGCTGCTGGCCGCGGTGCTGGCGATCGCGCTGGTGTCGACGCCGGACGCGACGCCGCTGGCGTTCCCGGGGCTGAACGTGCCGGCGGGGATGGACGACGTCGTCCACGTGCTGCAGCGCAACGCGCTGGTGCTGGCCCTGCACGGCTTCGCGTGCGTGGCCGGGTTCATCGCGGGCAGCTCGATGCCGATGGAGGCGCAGCGCTACACGGGCGCGGTCCGCTGGGTCCACGACAAGGCCGGCCCGCTGGCGATCCTGTTCGTGGCCGCCGCGACGGCGTTCTCGCTGATCACGCAGGCGCTGGTGCTCGGCTCGGGCGCGAGCACCCTGGCCGCGCAGGGCGGGATCAGCCCGGCGCTGCTGCTGCTCGGCCTGCTGCCGCACGCGCTGCCCGAGCTCGTGGCGCTGTTCCTGCCGCTGGCGGCGTGGATGATCGCGAGCCGCGCCAAGGACTGGCACGAGCTGCTGGCGGCGACGGTGGTGACGGTCGGCCTCGCGGTCCCGGTGCTGGTGGCTTCGGCGTTCGTGGAGGTGTACGTGAGCCCGCACGTGATCCTCTTCCTGCGCGGCTGA
- a CDS encoding sulfite exporter TauE/SafE family protein has translation MTVAAILVGFCAGAMAGMLGIGGGALFVPGLVLFLDLTHVEAEATSLLAIVPVAIVGAWRQHRYGNLRLRDGLLVGGLAIPGSILGVVLVNALPERAVEIGFGLLLLFVASQLVRRAPDPSA, from the coding sequence GTGACCGTCGCCGCGATCCTCGTCGGCTTCTGCGCCGGGGCGATGGCCGGCATGCTCGGCATCGGCGGCGGCGCCCTGTTCGTCCCCGGCCTGGTGCTGTTCCTCGACCTCACGCACGTCGAGGCGGAGGCCACGTCGCTGCTGGCGATCGTCCCGGTCGCGATCGTCGGCGCGTGGCGCCAGCACCGCTACGGCAACCTGCGGCTGCGCGACGGGCTGCTCGTCGGCGGTCTCGCGATCCCGGGCTCGATCCTCGGGGTCGTGCTCGTCAACGCGCTCCCGGAGCGGGCCGTGGAGATCGGCTTCGGACTGCTGCTGCTGTTCGTCGCCTCGCAGCTCGTGCGTCGGGCCCCGGACCCGTCGGCCTGA